The Kribbella jejuensis genome segment TCAGCGAACCGACCACGTTGACGCTGAACGTGCCCCACGGGAACAGCGAGTCGTGCCGCGACTGCACGGCGCGGTCCACGACGTACCGGAGGGGCGCGCCGAGCAGGCCGCCCGCGATCACCAGCAGGAGGCGGGTCATCGGCTCCGCCTGATGATCAGCGCTCGCGTCGCGGTGACCGTCGAACGCACCGCGAGCAGGGCGCCCACGACCGTCGCGGCCAGGTAGAGCAGAGCGGTCCCGGCGTGCCGTTCGGAGATCAGCCGCTCGATGTCGACGGCGTACGTCGAGAACGTGGTGAACCCGCCGAGCACGCCGGTACCGGCGAACGGGCGGATCAGCCGTTGCTGGGTGAAGACGTCGGTGACGAGGACCATCAGGATCCCGATCAACCCGCAGCCGACGATGTTGACCACCAGCGTGCCGAACGGGAACCCGTCCGGCGGGGCCGGCCAGGCGAGGCCGACGAGGTACCGCGCGGTCGCGCCGATCGCGCCGCCGGCCGCGATCACGCTGAGGAGCAACGGGTCGGGCGTCCGCCGGTCCCGGCCGTCGACCCGCAGGTCGACGTCGGAGTCGACCGCGCCCTTGGGCAAGGGGTCGACGGCGTGCTGCTCCACTGGATGTCCTCCTCCCCGGATCTTAACGGGACCGGCACGGCAACCGGCGACGCCACCCTCCGGACGTGCTGCCGGAGGGTGGCGTGTGGGGGTAGGGCGTGGGGTGGTGCGGGGATCAGCCTCCGTTGAGTACGTCGTACCTCGGAGCGATCCGGAAGTACTGCGGGTCGGAGAAGGTCAGCGGGACCTTGCCCAGGCTCTTGATCACGGTGCTGGTGCCGTTCGCGTGGCTGACGGCGTACAGGTAACCGGACTTGGTGTCCCGGTCGATGCCGAGCAGCAACGTCCCGTTGGTGCCGCACTTGGTCGCGATCAGCTGCTCGAAGCCCTGCCAGGTGCTGCTCCGGACCACCTTGCTGCTCGGTGCGGCGAGGTACTTGGTCGGCCAGGTGACCGTGACGAGCGAACCGGACCGGGTGTTGGCCAGGAACGTCTCGGTGGTCGCCGTCCGCCCGATCAGCGCGATGCCCTTGACCGTGCTGAGACCCCCGGCGCCGGCGGTGTTCCGCCAGCCGTTGCCGTCGGCGGTCCAGCGCATCGTGGTGCCGTCGGTGCGCTGTCCGTACAGCTGGATCCGTGACGGGTTCTGGGCGTCGTGCGGCTGCAGGACCGACTGCTCGATCCAACGGTAGTTGCTCCAGCCGCCGCCGATCCGGAGGTTGTTGTGCGGGTAGTGCGGGTCGAGCTGGCTCTCGCTGTCCACGGTGAACGTGCTCGAGTACAGCGCGCCGCCCATCACGGTGAGCCCGGTCCGGGTCTCGCCGCCGGCGCCGAGCAGCGTGCCGTTGAAGGTGCTGATGTGCTGGACCTGGTTGGCGCCGAACACCCCGGCCGTGCCCCGGACCCCGCCGACGGTGATCGGTGTGGTGGCGTTGATCATCCGGCTGGTGAACGCGCCCGTCGAGGTGACCGAGCCGAGCCGGAGCGCGCACGCGGTCGCCGCATTCTGTCGAGTGTTGGTCTGCTGCGCCTGAGCCGTTGCGGCAGTGCCGATCCCTGTCGCCAGCACGGCGGCCGCGGCCAGTCCTACGGTCTTGCGGATCATGGTGGTTCCTCCCCTGACGCGGAGGCTTCCCCGGCCTCCGTCGTACCGGATTGGAATCCGGACCGGCCCGAAAAGTTGCCGGGGATCTCAGCTGAATTTCAGGAGCCGGATCTGAGTGTCGCGAACAGGT includes the following:
- the crcB gene encoding fluoride efflux transporter CrcB: MEQHAVDPLPKGAVDSDVDLRVDGRDRRTPDPLLLSVIAAGGAIGATARYLVGLAWPAPPDGFPFGTLVVNIVGCGLIGILMVLVTDVFTQQRLIRPFAGTGVLGGFTTFSTYAVDIERLISERHAGTALLYLAATVVGALLAVRSTVTATRALIIRRSR